In Bacillus cereus ATCC 14579, a single window of DNA contains:
- a CDS encoding HU family DNA-binding protein: protein MNKTELIKNVAQNAEISQKEATVVVQTVVESITNTLAAGEKVQLIGFGTFEVRERAARTGRNPQTGEEMQIAASKVPAFKAGKELKEAVK from the coding sequence ATGAACAAAACAGAATTAATTAAAAACGTAGCACAAAATGCTGAGATTTCTCAAAAAGAAGCTACTGTAGTTGTACAAACTGTAGTAGAATCAATCACTAACACTTTAGCTGCTGGTGAAAAAGTACAACTTATCGGATTCGGTACATTCGAAGTTCGCGAAAGAGCTGCTCGTACAGGCCGTAACCCACAAACTGGTGAAGAAATGCAAATCGCAGCTTCTAAAGTACCTGCTTTCAAAGCTGGTAAAGAACTAAAAGAAGCTGTAAAATAA